In Aquiflexum balticum DSM 16537, a single genomic region encodes these proteins:
- a CDS encoding DUF6265 family protein has product MEKKIKFKTLKVFTLIFLVNLCWFSFTNAQEVLKLEDGHLPGNGKLEQIDWLTGYWKGTGLGGECDEIWMPGIDNSMAGVFRFVNDSKIQFTEYMVIEEQGESLAIKLKHFNRDLSPWEEKDNWVEFKLIKIEGHTAYFDGLTYHRQENILTISLSLSSKDKFWVEKFRFEKVTQ; this is encoded by the coding sequence ATGGAAAAAAAAATCAAATTTAAGACTTTAAAAGTATTCACACTTATATTTCTGGTCAACCTATGCTGGTTTTCCTTTACAAATGCCCAAGAAGTTTTGAAATTGGAAGATGGTCATTTACCTGGAAACGGAAAACTCGAACAAATAGACTGGCTGACCGGGTACTGGAAAGGAACCGGATTGGGTGGCGAATGTGATGAAATCTGGATGCCTGGCATTGATAACAGCATGGCAGGAGTATTCCGATTTGTGAACGACAGCAAAATCCAATTTACTGAATATATGGTAATAGAAGAACAAGGGGAAAGTTTGGCCATTAAGCTCAAGCATTTCAACCGTGACCTGAGCCCGTGGGAAGAAAAAGATAATTGGGTAGAATTTAAATTGATCAAAATCGAAGGACATACAGCCTATTTCGACGGTTTGACTTATCATAGGCAGGAAAATATATTGACCATCAGCCTTTCTTTATCCTCCAAGGACAAATTCTGGGTGGAAAAGTTTAGATTCGAAAAGGTAACCCAATAA
- a CDS encoding response regulator produces MQWDKIILVDDDAVTSQVHKRLIDHIGYNGEVVLLQDGSKAMNYIQSHLTEPQVKKKRGLKDLVLLDLHMPGTNGWHFMQQFRKFDKKTKNKFRIVMVSSSIHPDDIEPIKLIPEIEEYIIKPLSVDRLKNLIYG; encoded by the coding sequence ATGCAATGGGATAAAATTATACTTGTCGACGACGATGCGGTAACAAGTCAGGTCCATAAAAGACTGATAGACCATATTGGTTATAATGGAGAGGTTGTATTGCTTCAAGATGGTTCCAAGGCCATGAATTATATTCAGTCCCATTTGACCGAACCTCAAGTCAAAAAGAAAAGAGGTTTAAAAGATTTGGTATTATTGGACCTGCACATGCCGGGGACAAATGGATGGCATTTTATGCAGCAATTCAGAAAATTTGATAAAAAAACAAAAAATAAATTCAGAATTGTAATGGTTAGTAGTTCCATTCATCCTGATGATATTGAACCCATCAAACTAATTCCTGAAATAGAAGAATATATCATCAAACCACTTTCAGTCGACAGATTAAAAAATCTGATTTACGGATAA
- a CDS encoding DUF4199 domain-containing protein: MKKLKIEIKWAIIFALMMLVWMLLERLFGLHDTYIAKHPIFTNFVAIPAVAIYVLALLDKRDNFYEGKMTYVQGLACGLIITLIVTILSPLTQVITSLVITPHYFENAIDYAVSEGKMTQSGAEEYFNLKSYIFQGLVGAPVMGLLTSIVVAFFTRKK, encoded by the coding sequence ATGAAAAAGTTAAAAATCGAAATCAAATGGGCAATCATATTTGCTTTGATGATGTTGGTTTGGATGTTGTTGGAAAGGCTATTTGGCTTGCATGACACCTATATAGCAAAACATCCGATTTTCACCAATTTTGTTGCCATCCCTGCCGTAGCCATTTACGTTTTGGCTCTTTTGGATAAAAGAGACAATTTCTATGAAGGTAAAATGACCTATGTCCAAGGACTTGCATGTGGGTTAATCATCACTTTGATTGTTACAATCCTCAGTCCATTGACTCAGGTGATTACATCCTTGGTCATTACCCCCCATTATTTTGAAAACGCCATTGATTATGCTGTTTCTGAAGGCAAAATGACCCAAAGTGGGGCTGAGGAGTATTTCAACCTGAAAAGCTATATCTTTCAAGGATTGGTCGGAGCACCTGTAATGGGTTTGCTGACTAGTATCGTAGTAGCCTTTTTCACAAGAAAAAAATAA
- a CDS encoding DUF5655 domain-containing protein: protein MDKATQTMLDNLHKNTGKSLDKWITIVKNKSLGKHGQIMKFLKEEEGLSHGFANLIALKTLATDAGSAEDKNELIDNQYKGKEHFRPIYDHLIIEISKFGNDIEIAPKNANVSLRRKKQFALLHPITKTRFEIGINLKSQEPAGKLLASGNAMCTHKINLTEISDIDQEVLDWLKKAYENAG, encoded by the coding sequence ATGGACAAAGCAACACAAACCATGTTGGATAATCTCCATAAAAACACAGGAAAATCTTTAGACAAATGGATTACCATAGTCAAAAACAAATCCCTTGGAAAACATGGTCAGATCATGAAATTTCTAAAGGAGGAAGAGGGGCTTAGCCATGGTTTTGCCAATTTGATCGCATTGAAAACCCTGGCCACAGATGCCGGGTCTGCAGAGGACAAAAATGAACTGATCGATAACCAATACAAAGGCAAGGAACATTTCAGACCTATCTATGATCATTTGATCATTGAAATCTCAAAATTTGGAAATGACATCGAAATCGCACCTAAAAATGCCAATGTAAGCCTGAGAAGAAAAAAGCAATTTGCCCTACTCCACCCCATCACCAAAACCCGTTTTGAAATTGGAATCAATCTGAAAAGTCAAGAACCTGCGGGAAAATTGTTGGCAAGCGGAAATGCCATGTGTACCCACAAGATCAATTTGACAGAAATATCAGACATAGACCAGGAAGTTTTGGACTGGCTGAAAAAAGCTTATGAAAATGCCGGCTAA
- a CDS encoding SLC13 family permease, producing MLALLATAIAMFIKNKPRMDAVGMIMIAALPFTGIITVEETLVGFSDPNIVLIAVLFVLGEGLVRTGVARDLGDWINVKAGGNETKLLVLLMVAVAGLGSVMSSTAIVAIFIPVVFRICNNTGISPSHLMMPMSFAALISGMMTLISTAPNLVVNSELMRQGEGGFDFFTITPFGLAILIMGVLYMLVARKWLPDNSDLTGKKRRKPTFKDLISKYNLEKREYRVKILEDSPLLGLQINELDFGKNGINLLAVERKEGSKTVFNRPTKQMDFKTGDIMLLDSGTSEVKINELALKYGVEPIKLSGGKGYLTSISQELGMTEAILPAESSWVGKSVINARIRTDTGLTVIGIWRGDRPITEDLLDIELKVGDTILFAGFWDDIKRMFQDSDDIILLNMPTEFEEVLPAAGKGTHALIILGLVVGLMVTGLLPNVHAVILGCLLMGVFGIVDMNSAYNSISWKSLVLIVGMMPFSIALQRTGGVEMASDALLVLVGDSAPRVAIGALFFITAILGLFISNTATAVLMAPIAVAMAYELGLSPYPFAMAVILAASSAFMTPVSSPVNTLVVAPGNYKFGDFIKVGVPFTVMVMILAIFLIPLILPF from the coding sequence GTGCTGGCTTTACTGGCTACGGCGATTGCTATGTTTATCAAAAACAAACCTCGCATGGATGCTGTAGGAATGATAATGATTGCAGCTTTGCCCTTTACAGGTATCATCACTGTAGAAGAGACATTGGTAGGTTTCAGTGACCCGAATATCGTATTGATTGCTGTATTGTTTGTACTAGGGGAGGGTTTGGTTAGGACAGGTGTGGCCAGAGATCTTGGTGATTGGATCAATGTTAAGGCAGGCGGAAACGAAACCAAATTATTGGTCTTATTGATGGTTGCAGTAGCAGGATTGGGTTCGGTTATGAGTTCTACTGCGATTGTGGCCATTTTTATTCCTGTTGTATTCAGAATCTGCAACAATACGGGTATTTCTCCAAGTCATTTGATGATGCCTATGAGTTTTGCTGCTTTGATCAGCGGGATGATGACTTTGATATCGACTGCACCCAATTTGGTGGTCAATTCAGAATTGATGCGGCAGGGAGAAGGGGGATTTGATTTTTTCACCATTACCCCTTTTGGATTGGCTATTTTGATCATGGGAGTTCTTTATATGTTGGTGGCCCGAAAATGGCTCCCTGACAATTCTGATTTGACAGGTAAAAAAAGAAGAAAACCTACTTTCAAAGACCTGATCTCCAAGTACAATTTGGAAAAAAGAGAGTATCGCGTTAAGATTTTGGAGGATTCTCCCTTATTAGGGTTGCAGATCAATGAACTTGATTTTGGGAAAAACGGTATCAACTTGCTAGCTGTTGAAAGAAAAGAGGGCTCAAAGACTGTTTTTAATCGTCCGACCAAGCAAATGGATTTTAAGACCGGTGACATCATGTTGTTGGATTCAGGTACATCTGAAGTAAAAATCAATGAGTTGGCTTTGAAATATGGTGTAGAACCAATAAAGTTATCGGGAGGAAAGGGATATCTCACTTCGATTTCCCAGGAACTTGGAATGACCGAAGCGATTCTGCCTGCTGAATCATCTTGGGTCGGTAAATCCGTTATCAATGCAAGAATCCGTACAGATACGGGGTTGACTGTCATTGGGATTTGGAGAGGGGACAGGCCAATTACCGAAGACTTACTGGATATAGAACTGAAAGTTGGAGATACAATATTATTTGCAGGATTCTGGGACGATATCAAAAGGATGTTTCAGGATTCTGATGATATCATATTATTGAATATGCCCACAGAGTTTGAGGAAGTGCTACCGGCTGCCGGCAAAGGTACCCATGCGCTGATAATTTTGGGATTGGTTGTAGGGTTGATGGTAACTGGATTGCTGCCTAATGTTCACGCGGTGATTTTGGGTTGCTTGCTGATGGGTGTTTTTGGTATAGTGGACATGAACAGCGCCTATAATTCCATTAGTTGGAAAAGTTTGGTTTTGATCGTGGGGATGATGCCTTTTTCGATCGCCTTACAAAGAACAGGTGGGGTGGAAATGGCATCGGATGCCCTTTTGGTTTTGGTAGGAGACAGTGCGCCAAGAGTAGCAATAGGAGCATTGTTTTTCATCACTGCAATTTTGGGACTGTTTATTTCCAATACTGCTACGGCTGTTCTGATGGCCCCAATTGCTGTAGCCATGGCTTATGAACTTGGACTTTCTCCCTATCCATTTGCTATGGCGGTAATATTGGCTGCCTCTTCTGCATTTATGACCCCTGTTTCATCTCCTGTCAATACCTTGGTGGTAGCTCCGGGCAATTACAAATTTGGTGATTTTATAAAAGTGGGGGTGCCTTTTACGGTGATGGTGATGATCTTGGCAATCTTTTTGATTCCTTTGATATTACCTTTTTAA
- a CDS encoding VOC family protein, translating into MTTTNIYLNFNGNCREAFAFYQSVFGGEFDFMATFGEMQTQGNYPLADSDKDMIMHVTLSISKETMLMGSDTGSNYPNVTFGNNFSIYVNTDSKAEADGKFSALSDGGKINMPMEDTFWGSYFGMLEDKFGVNWMISFDTSTQ; encoded by the coding sequence ATGACCACTACTAACATTTACCTTAATTTCAATGGCAATTGCAGGGAAGCATTTGCCTTTTATCAATCTGTATTCGGCGGGGAGTTTGACTTCATGGCGACCTTCGGGGAAATGCAGACACAGGGAAATTACCCTTTAGCGGACAGTGATAAGGATATGATCATGCATGTTACCCTGTCTATCAGCAAAGAAACCATGCTTATGGGCAGTGATACCGGATCCAATTATCCTAATGTTACTTTCGGCAACAATTTTTCAATCTATGTCAATACAGATTCCAAAGCAGAGGCCGATGGCAAATTTTCAGCTTTATCAGATGGTGGCAAAATAAACATGCCAATGGAAGATACTTTTTGGGGTTCATACTTTGGAATGCTGGAAGATAAGTTTGGCGTAAATTGGATGATCAGTTTTGATACTAGCACCCAATAA
- a CDS encoding MBL fold metallo-hydrolase gives MRKNNFIWAFLIPLFAVYLMYDKNKSMVNGFTSNPSLLTISPNDDWKGNPLDGNGRFTNLYYPFESSFGDLLKWQTSKNPQKEEKKAETRKLLVDFDSTLLSTGDDYLIWLGHASYLMQINGKTFLTDPLLFDNTFLKRESELPFPIEKLPELDYILLSHNHRDHCDKQTLKYLAEINPKLKILTGLGLEEVVSSWTNGHFIQEAGWYQQYSVLDSGLQITYVPTRHWSRRWLWDDNKSLWGGFYIQTNDYSIYFMGDSGQGPHFEDIKSTLGTPDYCLMGVGAFKPEWFMHQAHISPTDAIDAFNTLEGKFFIPMHFGTFNLSDEPRMEPWDILVQNRAKIHGELVEPILGRNLLKNE, from the coding sequence ATGCGCAAAAACAATTTCATTTGGGCCTTTTTGATTCCTCTTTTTGCGGTCTATCTAATGTATGACAAAAATAAGTCTATGGTAAACGGGTTTACATCAAATCCCAGTCTTCTCACCATTTCTCCAAATGATGATTGGAAGGGAAATCCCCTGGATGGTAATGGCAGATTCACCAATCTATACTATCCATTTGAATCCAGTTTCGGAGATTTACTGAAATGGCAGACCAGTAAGAATCCCCAAAAGGAAGAAAAAAAGGCTGAAACACGAAAGTTATTGGTGGACTTTGATTCCACGCTGCTTTCAACTGGTGATGACTACCTGATTTGGTTGGGTCATGCCAGTTACCTGATGCAAATCAACGGTAAAACTTTTTTGACAGACCCGCTATTGTTTGACAATACTTTCTTAAAAAGGGAAAGTGAATTGCCGTTCCCAATTGAAAAACTCCCTGAATTGGATTATATCCTACTTTCGCATAACCATAGGGATCATTGTGACAAACAAACCTTAAAATACTTGGCTGAGATTAATCCCAAGCTCAAAATATTGACGGGACTGGGATTAGAAGAGGTGGTTTCTTCCTGGACCAATGGACATTTTATTCAGGAAGCTGGTTGGTACCAGCAGTATTCGGTTTTGGATAGTGGCCTTCAGATTACCTACGTTCCGACTAGACACTGGTCCAGAAGATGGTTATGGGATGACAATAAAAGCCTTTGGGGCGGTTTTTATATTCAAACAAATGATTATTCCATTTACTTTATGGGGGACAGCGGACAGGGACCTCACTTTGAAGATATCAAAAGCACCTTGGGTACTCCTGATTATTGCCTTATGGGTGTGGGCGCTTTCAAACCTGAATGGTTTATGCATCAGGCCCATATCAGTCCAACAGATGCCATTGATGCTTTCAATACCTTGGAGGGGAAATTTTTTATCCCCATGCATTTTGGGACTTTTAATCTTTCCGATGAACCAAGAATGGAACCCTGGGATATTTTGGTTCAGAACCGTGCAAAAATCCATGGAGAATTGGTGGAACCGATTTTGGGTCGGAACCTATTGAAAAATGAATGA
- a CDS encoding PQQ-dependent sugar dehydrogenase: protein MKSKLLIFLVFLLYISCGEKSSEKESYYPVIGYIQLDDSVLEISEMVTDLEVPWDLEAVREGELWFTQVSGSLHRLDIKSGEKKDIFQIPDLIAKKSYGLLGMTVHPKEPLIFLHYTFAVPKQGQEEEIRSRLVRYDFKGDTLINPKILLDSLPGATYHNGSRIVIAKDNTLLFSLGDIGKVNLTQDKDFLGGKILRINLDGSIPRDNPFPNNPVWAMGLRNTQGLVFGKQDQLYGSDHGPANDDEVNLLVKGGNYGWPDVQGFVDNEKETAHAGKVDVIEPLAAWTPTLAAAGLAYFGNKNIPEWENSLLLATMKGRSLRVLHLNNEGTKIVEKDIFLQKHFGRIRDISVSPSGDIFLSTSNRDWHPRFQPWLYDGLPEGPDRILRIRKMSKNVMIDPSKQIFKKELEPIELLDENWSYEVPKEFDAGAQLYTQHCLTCHGPDAEGSQDLIPPLSQTDWVTGDKGRLIRIMLLGLSGEIEVNGATYNQEMPAYNHLSDQEIADLLTFIRNEFGNKSGAVIAGEVYEERKGLKR, encoded by the coding sequence ATGAAATCCAAACTATTGATTTTCCTGGTCTTCCTCCTTTATATCTCTTGTGGGGAAAAATCATCTGAAAAGGAATCATACTATCCCGTAATCGGCTATATCCAATTGGATGATTCCGTATTGGAAATCTCCGAAATGGTAACGGATCTTGAAGTACCTTGGGATTTGGAGGCAGTAAGAGAGGGGGAATTGTGGTTTACACAAGTCAGCGGTTCGCTCCATAGGTTGGATATAAAATCCGGAGAGAAAAAAGACATCTTTCAGATTCCCGATTTGATAGCCAAAAAATCCTATGGTCTTTTGGGAATGACTGTTCACCCAAAAGAACCCTTAATTTTCCTGCATTATACCTTTGCTGTTCCCAAACAGGGCCAAGAGGAAGAAATCAGGTCAAGATTGGTCAGGTACGATTTCAAGGGGGACACACTGATCAATCCAAAAATCCTACTCGATAGTCTCCCAGGTGCAACTTATCACAATGGTTCTAGAATTGTAATTGCCAAGGATAATACCCTGCTTTTTTCCCTAGGAGATATTGGAAAAGTAAACCTGACACAAGACAAAGATTTTCTGGGTGGAAAAATTTTAAGAATAAACCTGGATGGAAGTATTCCAAGGGACAATCCGTTTCCTAACAATCCGGTATGGGCAATGGGATTGCGGAATACCCAAGGATTGGTATTTGGAAAACAGGATCAATTGTACGGGTCGGACCACGGGCCTGCAAATGATGACGAAGTCAACCTTTTGGTCAAAGGGGGGAATTACGGATGGCCGGATGTGCAGGGTTTTGTTGACAATGAAAAAGAGACTGCTCACGCAGGAAAAGTGGATGTGATAGAACCTTTGGCAGCGTGGACACCCACACTTGCTGCCGCAGGATTGGCTTATTTTGGAAATAAAAACATCCCCGAATGGGAAAACAGTCTTTTGCTGGCCACTATGAAAGGACGTTCTTTAAGGGTTTTACATTTGAATAATGAAGGAACCAAAATAGTCGAGAAAGATATTTTTCTCCAAAAGCATTTTGGCAGAATCCGTGATATCAGTGTTTCACCATCAGGCGATATATTTTTAAGTACGAGTAACAGAGATTGGCATCCCCGATTCCAACCTTGGTTATATGATGGTTTGCCCGAGGGACCGGACCGGATTTTAAGGATACGTAAAATGAGTAAAAATGTGATGATTGATCCTTCGAAGCAGATTTTCAAGAAGGAATTGGAACCTATTGAATTACTGGATGAAAACTGGTCTTATGAGGTGCCCAAAGAATTCGATGCCGGAGCCCAACTCTATACACAACATTGTCTTACCTGCCATGGACCGGATGCTGAAGGCTCTCAGGATTTAATTCCTCCCCTTTCCCAAACAGATTGGGTGACCGGAGATAAAGGGCGGCTGATCCGAATCATGCTTTTAGGTCTGTCCGGAGAAATTGAAGTCAATGGTGCCACCTACAATCAGGAGATGCCTGCTTATAACCACCTCTCAGATCAAGAAATAGCAGATTTACTTACATTCATTAGAAATGAATTTGGGAACAAATCCGGTGCTGTCATCGCGGGAGAGGTCTATGAAGAAAGGAAAGGCTTAAAAAGGTAA
- a CDS encoding acyl carrier protein → MKKAISVFKTYGIPLTGKRKSANFYRELQMDKMFVDGLIFELEYELKRELEDEKVSKIETPSELIEHLLSA, encoded by the coding sequence ATGAAAAAAGCCATCAGTGTATTTAAAACCTATGGCATCCCTTTAACTGGTAAAAGAAAATCAGCAAACTTTTACCGAGAGCTTCAAATGGACAAAATGTTTGTAGACGGTCTGATATTCGAATTGGAATATGAACTGAAACGGGAATTGGAAGACGAAAAAGTTTCGAAAATTGAAACCCCATCCGAACTGATTGAACATTTGCTTTCTGCATAA
- a CDS encoding HAD family hydrolase → MKNIKVIAFDADDTLWVNEPYFREAEEKFCGLLEDFIPHHTVDQELFKTEIKNLPLYGYGIKGFMLSMIETILRVSENTADIKLVEKAIQIGQEMLQKPIELLEGVEDLLKKLNGDYKLVLATKGDLMDQERKLIKSGLEKHFHHIEIMSDKKVSDFQKLLKHLDCLPENFMMIGNSLKSDILPVLEMGGTAIHVPYHITWIHEEVSHTIVHPNFYQVKNLGDIYELLVK, encoded by the coding sequence ATGAAAAACATTAAAGTAATAGCTTTCGACGCAGATGATACTTTATGGGTTAATGAACCTTATTTCAGGGAAGCAGAGGAAAAATTCTGCGGATTATTAGAGGATTTCATTCCTCACCATACTGTCGATCAGGAACTTTTTAAAACAGAGATCAAAAACCTTCCCCTATATGGTTACGGGATAAAGGGTTTCATGCTAAGCATGATTGAAACTATTTTGAGAGTTTCTGAAAACACTGCTGATATAAAATTGGTAGAAAAGGCTATTCAAATTGGACAAGAAATGCTTCAAAAACCTATTGAACTATTGGAGGGAGTCGAAGATCTGCTTAAAAAACTTAATGGAGATTATAAACTGGTTTTAGCCACCAAGGGTGATTTGATGGACCAAGAAAGAAAACTAATCAAATCAGGCTTGGAGAAACATTTCCATCACATAGAGATCATGAGCGACAAAAAAGTCAGTGATTTCCAAAAACTTCTCAAACACCTTGACTGCCTTCCTGAGAATTTTATGATGATAGGAAATTCCCTGAAATCTGATATTTTACCTGTTTTGGAAATGGGCGGAACCGCTATTCATGTCCCCTACCACATTACTTGGATTCATGAGGAAGTAAGCCACACCATCGTTCATCCGAATTTTTATCAGGTAAAGAATTTGGGAGATATTTATGAGTTGCTTGTCAAATAA